From the Marispirochaeta aestuarii genome, the window AGATCACCCAGATCAGCGACATTCGCGCCACCTCTTCCGCCCAGAGATAACGGGGAATAAAATGGATATAGCGGCCCATGATCTGCAGCGCGACGGAAAACATGAGCAGGTACATGAGCAGAATAATTACCGCATTTATAATACGCACATAAACATCCAGAATCTTTGTAAACATGGGAGTATTCCTTCCAGAAGATTTGACAGGAAGATAGAACAGGACAGGCAGCATGCAGCCGCCTGCCCCGGTTTCAGGCCGACCCTGGGGGTCAGCGCATGCTGTCTACATTCGCAAGGATCTCTTCAGCGCCGATTTCCTTGGCGAAAGCTTCAAGAGCCGGCCGTGCAGCAGCCTGCATCCTGGCCAGGTCCTCCGGAGGAAGTTCGATCAGCTTGATCTTGCCTTCGGCTTCCATCTCTTTCAGGGCCTCGGCGTCTTCCCGGGTTTCCGTAGCACGGTGCCAGGCAGCGGCCTCTTCTCCTGCCTTCAGAATGGCGTCCTGGAGCTCCTTCGGGAAACTCTGGAAGCGCTTTTCGCTGAAGAAAAGGGGCCGTACGGTAATAGCATGCCGGGTAAGCACGATATTCGGGGCTACCTCGTAGAATTTCATGGAGCGCAGTGCCGCCGACTCATTCTCGAGACCGTCAACTACACCGGTTTTGATTCCGTTATAGACCTCGAGATAATCCAGAGGAGTGGCCTTGAATCCGACTGCGTTGAAAACATTTGCCTGAATGGGAGATCCCATTACACGAAGCAGGATATTGGGAAAGTCCTCAGTTCCCTTTACAGGCTGGTTCAGAATCAGGTTCCGGGTACCGCCGCCGCCGTATCCAACGATGCGCAGCCCCTTCTTGATCAGGTCCTCTTTTATAGGGGCAAAGGCATCTTCACTGAGGGCTCTGTCCCAGTGGTCCAGGTCCTTGAACAGGAAGGGAGGATCCATAAAGGAGACCCTCTTGTCCCAGGTAGCGGCCCAGGAGGGAGCGGCAATGGCGAAATCGACGGAGATACCTTCGATCATGAACTCTACAAAGTCCTTCTCCTGACCAAGATCACCGGAGTGGTGTACCTCAATTTCGATGGGACCATCGTAGTATTCTTTAACCTTTTCGGCGAAAACCTCCATCATCCTGTAGAACACATAGTCGGCAGGAAGGTGGGTGGCACCCACCAGGCGGATGGGTCGCTCGGCACCGGCTTCTCCCTGGGCCCCGGCGAACAGGGTCCCGAATCCGATGATCAGCACAAGGGACACAATTAAAAACTTCTTCATACAACCTCCTTTACGGATTGTCCAAAATAAATATGCTTAATTGTAATCGCCAAAATTCAAAACCGCAATCTTTTTAGGTAAACAATCTGATATTTTCTGGAACAAATATCCGAGAAATTTCGAATACAAAAAAACAATCCGCAAAAAGCATTATACAAAGTGAATAGTTTCACGGCATCCTGCTTTTCAGTCCAGAACAGGCAGCATATCAGCGGCATGAGTCAGGACGGTAATACCCGAAGAGGATCCTTTGCGTTTCAAAGCTTCGTCCAGGGCCTCCTGCACAGAGGAGAAATGGATAAACCCGAGTTTATCCGCCGTTTCCTTATCGATTCCGTGGGAAACAATAAAGACAGTCTCCCGTTCCTTTACCTGGGCCCAGGCGATAGCCAGGGCAGCAGCGACCTTGTCCCTGACCTCTCCCCTCTCCACCATTTCACGGAGTCTGCCTGAGGATTCTCCGGTTACTTCCAGAATATCATCATGGGTCATGGCCACACCTTCGTAACAGGGGGTAACGATAATGATGATACCCTTTTCCTTAACCGCCAGGTCCGAGGGATACAGGGTCTTGTGGGCCTGCCAGAACTCTATGTCGCAGGGATGGGAACTGGAAACAACAATATCCGCGGCTTGCGGGATGTTGACGGAAAAGACCTTTTTTGACCGCTCCACACCCTTTCGAAACGCGGCCTCCACATCACCGAAAAAAGCTTCCACCACCTCGCCGTAGCGATTCAGGACGGTATTGAATATGATATTCAGACCGACTTTTCTGGCTATGGAATCGAGCTCCCTGCGTACGGGGTTCTCGAGGACCCCCAGGTAGGAGCGCGGGGCCCGGACGGACAGCAGATGGGTCTCTGCTGTGGTATCCTCACCGGACACTCCCGGCTGTATAATCTTTGAGCCCCCGGCAAAGCCTGGAATATGGTGGGGAACGATGCTGCCGACACCGATTACGAAATCCGCTTCACAGACCTCCCGGTTTATCATGATTTTCGTACCATTTTCCGTCGTCCCAAGATCCACAAGACTATCAAGGTCCCTGAAGGGATGGTTCCTGATTGTAATGCGGCGTACAACCTCGGGACCGAATTTCTTAAGGATCTCCTCGTCCGTCATGAAGCGGTGGGTCCCCAGGGCAATAATCAGGGTAATCGCGCCGTCCGGGACACCCGCGGCATTCAAGGCATCCAGAACAGGAGGCAGAATCAGATCAGCAGGGGTAAGACGGGTGTTGTCGTCGGCTACAATGACTACCCTCTTTTTCCCCCTGGCCAGCTCATCCAGCCTTCCGGATCCGATGGGGTTTTCCAGAGCCCGCCGGACTTCCCGGCGGATATCGGAAACGGGAGGCACCTCCTCCGGGGAATAGACCCCGATGATGTTTTCTTCAGGGATATCTACACCGACCTCCGTATCGCCGTAGGGAAGACTTACATGCCTGGTTTTCATTTTGTACCTCCTGAGGGGATAAGCATAAAAAAGAGGCCCGCTTTCGCGGGCCCTTACGGGCAGAATCTACTCAGTAGTACCCGCCTGTTCAGATTGTATGGCATCCAGTCG encodes:
- a CDS encoding nickel-dependent lactate racemase family protein, which translates into the protein MKTRHVSLPYGDTEVGVDIPEENIIGVYSPEEVPPVSDIRREVRRALENPIGSGRLDELARGKKRVVIVADDNTRLTPADLILPPVLDALNAAGVPDGAITLIIALGTHRFMTDEEILKKFGPEVVRRITIRNHPFRDLDSLVDLGTTENGTKIMINREVCEADFVIGVGSIVPHHIPGFAGGSKIIQPGVSGEDTTAETHLLSVRAPRSYLGVLENPVRRELDSIARKVGLNIIFNTVLNRYGEVVEAFFGDVEAAFRKGVERSKKVFSVNIPQAADIVVSSSHPCDIEFWQAHKTLYPSDLAVKEKGIIIIVTPCYEGVAMTHDDILEVTGESSGRLREMVERGEVRDKVAAALAIAWAQVKERETVFIVSHGIDKETADKLGFIHFSSVQEALDEALKRKGSSSGITVLTHAADMLPVLD
- a CDS encoding TRAP transporter substrate-binding protein, with the protein product MKKFLIVSLVLIIGFGTLFAGAQGEAGAERPIRLVGATHLPADYVFYRMMEVFAEKVKEYYDGPIEIEVHHSGDLGQEKDFVEFMIEGISVDFAIAAPSWAATWDKRVSFMDPPFLFKDLDHWDRALSEDAFAPIKEDLIKKGLRIVGYGGGGTRNLILNQPVKGTEDFPNILLRVMGSPIQANVFNAVGFKATPLDYLEVYNGIKTGVVDGLENESAALRSMKFYEVAPNIVLTRHAITVRPLFFSEKRFQSFPKELQDAILKAGEEAAAWHRATETREDAEALKEMEAEGKIKLIELPPEDLARMQAAARPALEAFAKEIGAEEILANVDSMR